In Meleagris gallopavo isolate NT-WF06-2002-E0010 breed Aviagen turkey brand Nicholas breeding stock chromosome 5, Turkey_5.1, whole genome shotgun sequence, a single window of DNA contains:
- the LOC104911090 gene encoding MAX gene-associated protein-like isoform X2 yields the protein MRDLFEKLKRALGLHSLSKVSKCYILKQAFDEIQGLTDQADKLTGQKNLLARKQDTLIRKVSILSGKTEEVVLKKLEYMYAKQKAVEAQKKKKNVQPAESVVTSPASTHQEASSALPRDLSKVPMTNRRGKPLILARKGSHTTENTSSSLTLTAASLVMTPQGQVLTLKSPLVPGQVAAVPSTLLQAELKPRAVGNTMTAQQESEDSFMMPKIVNVTSLAAEEGLSLNPNRNKNSNTAAASTQASEKSLVAPLESRKSDSILLEEKNKLCPGDSDGEGRSSTGSVKGFFENKDGFPQLQNVSCAKEPPESFGKKLCIGELVGSQARKKDGDHGGERLKTKELPFRKLQIKDSRIEMELRKVASAMEEAELDAGELLSSIEESDDTDETLTSLLNEIAFLNQQLNDDASGMSELPSALSSDFSHGDAEGRRGTASDLTTADGSSFQFGHLGGAFKDLSEVPEGGGSLSPLLLHLEDDDLTEGDKNSGEPSSEADVLKIVIGAEMKDALPNLSITSGGNGKTVANLAEATGVTPPILQMKTNPEASNADTLWRPMPKLAPLGLKVASLPVDSEGQSAKVMPLLAPVVAKLAPTGVKSSSVTAQEGQDNKAMPALAPVGTKFSNSGTLPSNSVGK from the exons ATGAGAGATCtctttgaaaaactgaagagaGCTCTGGGGTTGCACAGTCTTTCCAAGGTGTCCAAATGCTACATTCTCAAGCAA GCCTTTGATGAAATCCAGGGATTGACTGATCAGGCGGATAAGCTTACTGGACAGAAGAACTTACTGGCGCGCAAACAGGATACTTTGATTCGAAAAGTTTCCATACTTTCAG GGAAGACAGAAGAGGTTGTCCTAAAGAAGCTAGAATATATGTATGCCAAACAAAAAGCTGTAgaagcacaaaaaaagaagaaaaatgttcaacCAGCAGAATCTGTTGTAACCTCACCTGCTAGCACACATCAAGAAGCATCTTCTGCTCTACCCAGAGATCTGAGCAAAGTGCCTATGACAAATAGAAGAGGCAAGCCATTGATACTTGCCAGAAAAGGAAGCCATACCACAG aGAACACCTCGTCCTCTCTGACACTAACTGCTGCAAGCCTAGTGATGACTCCCCAGGGGCAGGTGCTCACGCTGAAGAGCCCACTGGTACCTGGGCAGGTAGCAGCTGTGCCCTCCACGCTCTTGCAGGCTGAATTAAAGCCTCGAGCTGTCGGCAATACCATGACAGCACAGCAAG AAAGTGAAGATTCATTCATGATGCCAAAGATTGTTAATGTAACATCACTGGCTGCTGAAGAAGGCCTGAGCCTAAACCcgaacagaaacaaaaattctaACACGGCAGCTGCAAGTACTCAGGCTTCTGAGAAATCTTTGGTGGCACCTcttgaaagtaggaaaagtgACAGCAtccttttagaagaaaaaaacaaactgtgtCCTGGAGACAGTGACGGAGAGGGAAGAAGTAGCACAGGTTCCGTGAAAggtttctttgaaaataaagatggtTTTCCACAGCTCCAGAATGTATCGTGTGCAAAGGAACCTCCAGAGTCTTTTGGCAAAAAGCTCTGCATTGGTGAGCTTGTAGGAAGCCAAGCCAGGAAGAAGGATGGTGATCACGGAGGGGAAAGATTAAAAACGAAAGAACTGCCATTTCGCAAGCTGCAGATCAAAGATTCGAGGATAGAAATGGAACTGAGGAAAGTAGCTTCTGCAATGGAGGAAGCAGAACTGGATGCAGGTGAGTTACTGAGCAGCATTGAGGAGAGTGATGACACTGATGAGACCCTCACTTCACTGCTCAATGAGATTGCTTTTCTCAATCAGCAACTGAATGATGACGCTTCAGGTATGTCAGAGCTACCCAGCGCTCTAAGCTCAGATTTCTCCCATGGAGATGCAGAGGGTCGCCGGGGAACAGCCAGTGATCTCACCACTGCAGATGGTTCTTCCTTCCAGTTCGGACATCTGGGAGGCGCTTTTAAAGACCTTTCTGAGGTTCCAGAGGGCGGTGGCTCTTTAAGCCCTCTCTTGCTGCACCTGGAAGATGATGACCTTACTGAGGGGGACAAGAACTCTGGGGAGCCTTCATCTGAAGCAGATGTTCTAAAAATAGTAATCGGTGCTGAAATGAAGGATGCACTTCCCAACCTGTCCATAACCAGTGGCGGGAATGGCAAAACTGTAGCAAACTTGGCAGAGGCCACTGGTGTGACTCCACCGATTTTGCAGATGAAAACTAACCCAGAAGCTAGTAATGCTGACACTTTGTGGAGGCCCATGCCCAAGCTGGCACCGCTTGGCTTAAAAGTAGCAAGTCTGCCAGTGGACTCGGAAGGGCAGAGTGCTAAAGTGATGCCCTTGCTGGCACCTGTAGTTGCAAAACTGGCGCCCACTGGGGTAAAAAGTTCATCTGTAACCGCTCAAGAAGGACAGGATAACAAAGCAATGCCAGCATTAGCTCCTGTGGGTACAAAATTTAGTAATTCTGGGACCCTACCTTCAAATTCAGTTGGCAAATAA
- the LOC104911090 gene encoding MAX gene-associated protein-like isoform X1, which produces MRDLFEKLKRALGLHSLSKVSKCYILKQAFDEIQGLTDQADKLTGQKNLLARKQDTLIRKVSILSGKTEEVVLKKLEYMYAKQKAVEAQKKKKNVQPAESVVTSPASTHQEASSALPRDLSKVPMTNRRGKPLILARKGSHTTENTSSSLTLTAASLVMTPQGQVLTLKSPLVPGQVAAVPSTLLQAELKPRAVGNTMTAQQGIASVMIQLPGSTVPVQVKGILTNSAIPITLSTVAGNPVPSAVVPAPESHSESEDSFMMPKIVNVTSLAAEEGLSLNPNRNKNSNTAAASTQASEKSLVAPLESRKSDSILLEEKNKLCPGDSDGEGRSSTGSVKGFFENKDGFPQLQNVSCAKEPPESFGKKLCIGELVGSQARKKDGDHGGERLKTKELPFRKLQIKDSRIEMELRKVASAMEEAELDAGELLSSIEESDDTDETLTSLLNEIAFLNQQLNDDASGMSELPSALSSDFSHGDAEGRRGTASDLTTADGSSFQFGHLGGAFKDLSEVPEGGGSLSPLLLHLEDDDLTEGDKNSGEPSSEADVLKIVIGAEMKDALPNLSITSGGNGKTVANLAEATGVTPPILQMKTNPEASNADTLWRPMPKLAPLGLKVASLPVDSEGQSAKVMPLLAPVVAKLAPTGVKSSSVTAQEGQDNKAMPALAPVGTKFSNSGTLPSNSVGK; this is translated from the exons ATGAGAGATCtctttgaaaaactgaagagaGCTCTGGGGTTGCACAGTCTTTCCAAGGTGTCCAAATGCTACATTCTCAAGCAA GCCTTTGATGAAATCCAGGGATTGACTGATCAGGCGGATAAGCTTACTGGACAGAAGAACTTACTGGCGCGCAAACAGGATACTTTGATTCGAAAAGTTTCCATACTTTCAG GGAAGACAGAAGAGGTTGTCCTAAAGAAGCTAGAATATATGTATGCCAAACAAAAAGCTGTAgaagcacaaaaaaagaagaaaaatgttcaacCAGCAGAATCTGTTGTAACCTCACCTGCTAGCACACATCAAGAAGCATCTTCTGCTCTACCCAGAGATCTGAGCAAAGTGCCTATGACAAATAGAAGAGGCAAGCCATTGATACTTGCCAGAAAAGGAAGCCATACCACAG aGAACACCTCGTCCTCTCTGACACTAACTGCTGCAAGCCTAGTGATGACTCCCCAGGGGCAGGTGCTCACGCTGAAGAGCCCACTGGTACCTGGGCAGGTAGCAGCTGTGCCCTCCACGCTCTTGCAGGCTGAATTAAAGCCTCGAGCTGTCGGCAATACCATGACAGCACAGCAAG GTATTGCCTCTGTGATGATTCAGCTGCCAGGATCAACAGTTCCTGTCCAAGTAAAAGGAATCCTTACTAACTCTGCCATTCCCATTACACTATCAACTGTTGCTGGAAACCCAGTACCCTCAGCAGTAGTACCAGCCCCAGAGTCCCATTCAG AAAGTGAAGATTCATTCATGATGCCAAAGATTGTTAATGTAACATCACTGGCTGCTGAAGAAGGCCTGAGCCTAAACCcgaacagaaacaaaaattctaACACGGCAGCTGCAAGTACTCAGGCTTCTGAGAAATCTTTGGTGGCACCTcttgaaagtaggaaaagtgACAGCAtccttttagaagaaaaaaacaaactgtgtCCTGGAGACAGTGACGGAGAGGGAAGAAGTAGCACAGGTTCCGTGAAAggtttctttgaaaataaagatggtTTTCCACAGCTCCAGAATGTATCGTGTGCAAAGGAACCTCCAGAGTCTTTTGGCAAAAAGCTCTGCATTGGTGAGCTTGTAGGAAGCCAAGCCAGGAAGAAGGATGGTGATCACGGAGGGGAAAGATTAAAAACGAAAGAACTGCCATTTCGCAAGCTGCAGATCAAAGATTCGAGGATAGAAATGGAACTGAGGAAAGTAGCTTCTGCAATGGAGGAAGCAGAACTGGATGCAGGTGAGTTACTGAGCAGCATTGAGGAGAGTGATGACACTGATGAGACCCTCACTTCACTGCTCAATGAGATTGCTTTTCTCAATCAGCAACTGAATGATGACGCTTCAGGTATGTCAGAGCTACCCAGCGCTCTAAGCTCAGATTTCTCCCATGGAGATGCAGAGGGTCGCCGGGGAACAGCCAGTGATCTCACCACTGCAGATGGTTCTTCCTTCCAGTTCGGACATCTGGGAGGCGCTTTTAAAGACCTTTCTGAGGTTCCAGAGGGCGGTGGCTCTTTAAGCCCTCTCTTGCTGCACCTGGAAGATGATGACCTTACTGAGGGGGACAAGAACTCTGGGGAGCCTTCATCTGAAGCAGATGTTCTAAAAATAGTAATCGGTGCTGAAATGAAGGATGCACTTCCCAACCTGTCCATAACCAGTGGCGGGAATGGCAAAACTGTAGCAAACTTGGCAGAGGCCACTGGTGTGACTCCACCGATTTTGCAGATGAAAACTAACCCAGAAGCTAGTAATGCTGACACTTTGTGGAGGCCCATGCCCAAGCTGGCACCGCTTGGCTTAAAAGTAGCAAGTCTGCCAGTGGACTCGGAAGGGCAGAGTGCTAAAGTGATGCCCTTGCTGGCACCTGTAGTTGCAAAACTGGCGCCCACTGGGGTAAAAAGTTCATCTGTAACCGCTCAAGAAGGACAGGATAACAAAGCAATGCCAGCATTAGCTCCTGTGGGTACAAAATTTAGTAATTCTGGGACCCTACCTTCAAATTCAGTTGGCAAATAA